The following are encoded in a window of Cervus canadensis isolate Bull #8, Minnesota chromosome 11, ASM1932006v1, whole genome shotgun sequence genomic DNA:
- the TPH1 gene encoding tryptophan 5-hydroxylase 1, whose translation MIEDNKENKDHSFERGRATLIFSLKNEVGGLIKALKIFQEKHVNLLHIESRKSKRRSSEFEIFVDCDISREQLNDIFHLLKSHSNILSVNLPDNFTAKEDGMETVPWFPKKISDLDHCANRVLMYGSELDADHPGFKDNVYRKRRKYFADLAMNYKHGDPIPRVEFTEEEIKTWGTVFRELNKLYPTHACREYLKNLPLLSKYCGYREDNIPQLEDVSNFLKERTGFSIRPVAGYLSPRDFLSGLAFRVFHCTQYVRHSSDPLYTPEPDTCHELLGHVPLLAEPSFAQFSQEIGLASLGASEEAVQKLATCYFFTVEFGLCKQEGQLRVFGAGLLSSISELKHALSGHAKVKPFDPKITCKQECLITTFQDVYFVSESFEDAKEKMREFTKTIKRPFGVKYNPYTRSIQILKDTRSITSAMNELQHELDVVSDALAKVSRQLSI comes from the exons ATGATTGAAGACAATAAGGAAAACAAAGACCATTCCTTTGAAAGGGGAAGAGCAAcccttattttttccttaaaaaatgaagttggagGACTTATAAAAGCGTTGAAAATCTTCCAG GAGAAGCATGTGAACCTGTTACACATCGAGTCCCGAAAATCAAAGAGAAGAAGCTCAGAATTTGAgatttttgttgactgtgatatCAGTAGAGAACAACTGAATGATATTTTTCATCTGTTGAAGTCTCATTCTAATATTCTCTCTGTGAATCTACCAGATAATTTTACTGCGAAGGAAGACG GTATGGAAACTGTTCCTTGGTTTCCAAAGAAGATTTCTGATCTGGACCATTGTGCCAACAGAGTTCTGATGTATGGATCTGAACTGGATGCTGACCAtcct gGCTTCAAAGACAACGTCTACCGTAAAAGACGAAAGTATTTTGCAGATTTGGCTATGAACTATAAACA TGGAGACCCCATTCCTAGGGTTGAATTCACTGAAGAAGAGATTAAGACCTGGGGAACCGTGTTCCGAGAACTCAACAAACTTTACCCAACCCACGCCTGCAGAGAGTATCTCAAAAACTtacctttgctttctaaatactGTGGATACCGGGAGGATAATATTCCACAATTGGAAGATGTctcaaactttttaaaag AACGCACAGGTTTTTCCATCCGTCCTGTGGCTGGCTACTTATCACCAAGGGATTTCTTATCAGGTTTAGCCTTTCGCGTTTTTCACTGCACACAGTATGTGAGACACAGTTCAGATCCTCTCTACACTCCAGAACC AGATACCTGCCATGAACTCTTAGGTCATGTCCCCCTTTTGGCTGAACCTAGTTTTGCTCAATTCTCCCAAGAAATTGGCCTGGCTTCTCTCGGAGCTTCAGAAGAGGCTGTTCAAAAACTGGCAACG TGCTACTTCTTCACTGTGGAGTTTGGTCTGTGCAAACAAGAGGGGCAGCTAAGAGTCTTTGGTGCCGGCTTACTTTCTTCCATCAGTGAACTCAAA CACGCTCTTTCTGGACACGCCAAAGTAAAGCCCTTTGACCCCAAGATTACATGCAAACAGGAGTGTCTCATCACAACTTTTCAGGATGTCTACTTTGTATCTGAAAGCTTTGAAGATGCAAAGGAGAAGATGAG AGAATTTACCAAAACAATCAAGCGTCCATTTGGAGTGAAGTATAATCCGTACACACGGAGTATTCAGATCTTGAAAGATACCAGGAGTATAACCAGCGCCATGAACGAGCTTCAGCATGAGCTTGATGTTGTCAGTGATGCCCTTGCTAAGGTCAGCAGGCAGCTGAGCATCTGA